A genomic stretch from Lycium ferocissimum isolate CSIRO_LF1 unplaced genomic scaffold, AGI_CSIRO_Lferr_CH_V1 ctg4428, whole genome shotgun sequence includes:
- the LOC132044398 gene encoding putative clathrin assembly protein At2g25430, which produces MAPSTIRKAIGAVKDQTSIGIAKVASNMAPELEVAVVKATSHDDEPASEKYVREILHLTSCSRGYVSACVLSISKRLGKTRDWIVAIKCLMLIHRVLNDGDAVFHQEIMYATRRGTRLLNLSDFRDEAHSNSWDHSAFVRTYALYLDQRLELMVFERKQNGSGGEIERYGSREERWRSPPGSGSNRGYDYGEFRDEPAYGMRKSRSSGDVRESTQEQKDVTPLREMNPERIFGKMSHLQRLLDRFLSCRPTGLAKNERMVLVALYPMVKESFQLYADICEVLAVLLDKFFDMEYQDCVKAFDAYASAAKQIDELVGFYNWCQDIGVARSSEYPEVQRITSKLLDTLEEFVRDRAKATKSPERKVESLPAPPEEPAPDMNEIKALPPPEDYTPSPPPEPEPPKPAPVQETGDLVDLREEGVTADEQGNKFALALFAGPGTNNGSWEAFSSNGGPEVTSAWQNPAAESGKADWELALVETASHLSQQKAALGGGLDPLLLNGMYDQGMVRQHTATAQLSGGSASSVALPGKSSTPVLALPAPDGTVQTVGQDPFAASLTVPPPSYVQMADLEKKQQLLVQEQIVWQQYARDGMQGQTSLSKISTGRYYGPQQAVMPYGMPPLNGVGLPPAAGYYYTPY; this is translated from the coding sequence aTGGCGCCAAGCACAATTAGGAAAGCGATTGGGGCGGTTAAGGACCAGACAAGCATAGGGATTGCTAAGGTAGCTAGCAACATGGCACCTGAGCTGGAAGTTGCTGTCGTTAAAGCGACAAGCCATGACGATGAACCTGCGAGCGAGAAGTATGTCAGGGAGATACTTCATTTGACTTCTTGCTCTCGTGGTTATGTGAGTGCTTGTGTTTTATCAATTTCCAAGAGGTTAGGGAAAACCCGTGATTGGATCGTTGCCATCAAGTGTTTGATGCTCATACACCGTGTTCTCAATGATGGTGATGCTGTGTTTCATCAAGAAATTATGTATGCCACGAGGAGAGGCACGAGGCTACTCAATTTGTCTGATTTTCGCGATGAGGCTCATTCGAATTCCTGGGATCATTCGGCTTTTGTGAGGACTTATGCTTTGTATTTAGATCAAAGATTGGAGTTGATGGTTTTCGAGAGGAAGCAAAATGGGAGTGGTGGAGAGATTGAGAGGTATGGGTCTAGAGAAGAAAGGTGGAGATCTCCACCTGGATCTGGATCTAACCGAGGCTATGATTATGGTGAGTTTAGGGATGAGCCTGCTTATGGAATGAGGAAGTCGAGATCATCTGGGGATGTGAGGGAGTCGACACAGGAGCAGAAAGATGTGACCCCGTTGCGAGAGATGAACCCTGAGAGGATCTTTGGGAAGATGAGTCATCTGCAGAGGTTGTTGGATCGGTTTTTGTCTTGTCGACCAACTGGATTGGCGAAAAATGAAAGAATGGTGTTGGTTGCTTTGTATCCTATGGTGAAAGAAAGTTTTCAGCTTTATGCTGATATATGTGAGGTTTTAGCTGTTTTGTTGGATAAATTCTTTGACATGGAATACCAGGATTGTGTTAAGGCATTTGATGCCTATGCTAGCGCAGCAAAGCAGATCGATGAGCTGGTGGGATTCTATAACTGGTGCCAGGATATCGGTGTGGCTAGGTCGTCTGAGTATCCGGAAGTTCAAAGGATAACAAGCAAGCTATTGGATACATTAGAGGAGTTTGTGAGGGATAGGGCTAAGGCAACAAAAAGTCCTGAGAGAAAAGTAGAGAGTCTGCCAGCTCCACCTGAAGAACCAGCACCGGATATGAATGAGATTAAAGCGTTGCCTCCACCAGAGGATTATACTCCATCACCACCACCTGAGCCAGAGCCTCCTAAGCCAGCGCCGGTTCAGGAGACTGGGGATTTGGTGGATTTGAGGGAGGAAGGTGTTACTGCCGATGAGCAGGGAAACAAATTTGCCTTGGCATTGTTTGCAGGGCCTGGAACAAACAACGGGTCATGGGAAGCGTTCTCCTCTAATGGGGGACCTGAGGTGACATCTGCTTGGCAGAATCCAGCGGCTGAGAGTGGTAAGGCTGATTGGGAGTTGGCTTTGGTGGAGACGGCTAGTCATCTGTCTCAGCAGAAGGCAGCATTGGGGGGTGGACTTGATCCACTTCTATTGAATGGGATGTATGATCAAGGGATGGTTAGGCAGCATACTGCTACTGCCCAGTTGAGTGGTGGTAGTGCCAGCAGCGTGGCATTACCTGGGAAGAGTTCAACACCGGTGTTGGCACTCCCTGCACCCGATGGAACAGTCCAGACGGTTGGACAGGATCCGTTTGCTGCATCTTTGACTGTCCCACCTCCTTCATATGTACAAATGGCCGATTTGGAGAAGAAACAGCAATTGCTTGTACAGGAGCAAATCGTATGGCAGCAATATGCTAGAGATGGCATGCAAGGACAAACGAGTTTGTCCAAGATCAGCACCGGCAGATACTATGGTCCACAACAAGCCGTGATGCCTTATGGCATGCCACCACTAAATGGCGTGGGACTACCACCAGCTGCAGGGTACTACTATACTCCTTACTGA